The Rubripirellula amarantea genome includes the window CACCGACTGATTTCCAACTGACATCTTTACAAAGTGCCGACACGACAAGAGCGATCCGAAACAGCGACGTGTTCATGTTTTGTACAGGTCGTTATTTGGGTGAGGGCATTATTTGTGTGAGGGCATTTTGTTAGAGTAGGCAGCGACGCGAGCGGTTGCAGCTCGTCTTGAGATTCACGGTGAGATTGGAGAGAGATGAAGGTCTGCATTGTCGGCGCGTCCGGAAAACTTGGGCAGTACACGGTGCAGCATGCGCTTGACCGTGGTTATGAAGTGGTTGGTGTTTGCCGTGAAAAGAGTGTTGCTAAGCTGGACCGCTTTCGCGATTCAATCACGATTGTCGCGGGTGCCACAAACGATCGAACCGTCATAAGAAAAGCGGTTGAGGGTTGCGATGCAGTCCTGACCGTTTTGGTTCCTTGGGGTGTGCAACAGTATGCCAGTGGTACTGCGCAAGCAGTGCTCGACTACGCCGAGAAAGACGCTCGTCTGATTTTCTCGTGTGGTTGGCACATCTCAAGAGATGGCAAAGACGTCTATTCATGGAAGTTACGTTTCATGGTGAACGTGTTCGGAACTATCGCAAGAGCACTACGTATGGTCGAACTCGACGATCAGGTGGAAGCTTGTCGCCGCGTGTTCGCAAGTGATACGCGATGGACGGTAGTTCGTGGCAGCGATCTGGAAGAAGGTGAAAGCCAAGGGTTGCCAGTGTGGAGTCAGCACGTGGGCGATGCGGTGTTGGAAAGCAATCGCACTCGTCGGATCGACTTTGCACTTTTCATGGTCGAAGCGATCACTAACGACGAGCTTGTCCAACAAGCACCTGCAATCGTTGGCTGTCGGACTGATTCGGCCATTAAGCATGCCCCGGATCACACTCGCGCTTGAACTACGAGCGACTAGGGTCAAATCGAACAGGAAACTACTTAAAACTACCTAAATGCGTGTCCACGGCGTCGATGGTCGGTACTACTTTTTGAAGTCTGAAACCAGCTATCGATTAGCATTCGCTCAACGCGACCGAGTCACTCGGCGATTGGGAACCGCATTCGCTTCCGAATCGCCGTTTCTCGTTTGATAGTTCAGATCAACGCTTGGAGACTTCGCCAACATCGCTATCGTTGCCCGAGGCTACGTTCGTTGCAAGGAAGCTTCGTATCAGCTCTGCGATCACGTCGCCGTCTTCTTCCAAAGCAAAGTGCCCCGTGTCCAACCAGTGCAGTTGCGCGTTCTTCAAGTCTTTTAGATAGGGAATCGCTCCGGCGGCAGGGAAGATCTTGTCGTTGCGTCCCCAGACGATGAGCGTGGGGGGCTGGTGATCGCGAAAGTACTGTTGCCACTTCGGATAAAGAGGTGGATTGCTTCCATAGCTATGGAACAACGCCAATTGAATCTCTTGGTTGCCGGGACGCTCCAGCAGTGGTTGCACGTGATTCCAAGTGTCGGGACTGATGGCGTTAGAGTTGCGAACGCCTTCGAGGTATTGCCACTTGGTTGCCTCGAGCGTTAGTTGTGAACGCAGAAGGTCACCTTGCTTCTCGGTTCGCGACTTCCAATATTCCTTGATTGGTTCCCAGAATTCGTTTTCGATCCCCTCGTCATACGCATTGCCGTTTTGAACAATCAATGAGTCGACGCGTTCAGGGTGCATTGCTGCGAGTCGGAAACCCACGGGAGCGCCATAATCCATTACATAGATTGAATAGCTCGTCAGTCCCAACTTCTGCGTGAAGCGTTCGACCACATTTGCCAGATTGTCAAACGTGTACTCGAAGTCATCAACCGAAGGTGCTGAGCTATATCCAAACCCCGGGTAGTCCGGTGCAACGACATGATACCGGTCTGACAGGGCAGGAATCAGGTTGCGAAACATATGCGAGGAGGTCGGAAAGCCGTGAAGCAGTAGCACCACCGGCGCGCCCTTGGGGCCGGCCTCACGATAGAACACATCTATGCCGTCGACGTCCAACGTTCGATGCATCACATTTTGGTGCGTCGTACGTCCGGATGGAGTCGTACGTCCGGATGGATCCGTGACCATCGACGGCGGGTTGGCGATTGCTACTTCTGAAACGGCCGCTAGAGCCGGAATGATCAGGGCGAGTAAGAGTGTTTTGAAATGGAACATAGGTTTGCTCGAGGCATGCTCAAATTTGATTGGAGAATAGAAATCAAAAGAAAGGAACGGCCAACGAAGTGTTGGCCTATTCCTTGAAATGACGAGTGGACGATCAACGCACCGACTCGAGTAATCCCGGGTCATCCACTGGACGTGGTCCAAGCGGCCAATGAAACTTACGATCGTGTGGTTCGATTGCGTAGTCATTGATGCTGGCTTCTCGGCGACGCATCAAACCATCCTCGTCAAATTCCCAGTTCTCATTGCCATACGCACGGAACCAATTCCCGGAGGCGTCGTGGTACTCGTACTGGAATCGCACTGCGATTCGATTGTCGGAGAACGCCCAAAGTTGCTTCGCCAGTCGATACTCGAGCTCGCGATTCCACTTGTCCGCCAAGAACGCAACCACTTGATCGCGTCCATTGATGAAGGAATCTCGATTCCTCCAACGCGTATCGGTCGAGTATGCCAACGACACTCGTATGGGATCGCGAGAGTTCCAGGCATCTTCCGCCGCGCGCACTTTCATCACAGCGGTCTCGTGGATAAACGGTGGCCGTAGTGAGGTGGGATTTGGCATCGTGGAATCCTCGCGTGTTGTCGTAATGGTCAAGGGTGGGGTCGGCACGACTTAGGCCACACTGCAAGCGTCAGTGTGGCATCCGCAATTGTCTTGCGACGATTGCGGATCGAGCTTCTCGACCTGAGGAAAGTCGATCGACGTTTGAGCAACATGATTGAGATAGTTGGTGAAGACGCTCAATGCCGCGTTGGCAACAACTTCTGCAATCTCGGCGTCACTAGCGCCTGCTTCGCGAGCAGACACGATATCGGCGTCGGACACGAAGCCACGCTTTTCGATGACTGCGGTCGCGAATCCTAGGATCGCGTTCTCTTTCGCTTGCGTCGCAGTTCCCCGCCGTGCATCACGCACCTGATCAGCCGTAAGCCCCACCATCTTGCCGACGGCGGCATGAGCGCTGAGGCAATAGTCACATGAATTTGCTTGAGCAATCGCCAGTGCAATCTGTTCGCGGGTCGTAGCGGGCAGTTCGCCGTCACTCAACGCGCCGCTGAACTTCAAATAGGCGTCCAAAACGGCTGGCGAGTTTGCCATCACTCGCATCAAATTGGGTGTCATGCCGAGCTTGGCCTTCACGCTGTCGAGAAGTTCCTTGCTGCGGCCGGTGGCTTGGGCGGGATCAATGGTTTCAAGTCGGGACATCGTTGGGCTCCATGGTGGAGGTAAAGAAGAATGACGCCAACGACATCCGTTGGCGTTATAAAGGTCCTTTCGCATTCACCGTGCCACAGTCCCAAAGTTTGACCCAAGCTGTTTGCGGGAAAGACCTTACGTCCAATCAGGTGCAAGGACGGTCCAGCACGACAACTCGTGGTTTCGCGAGATTTCGTTGCAGTGTCACGATATTTCGTGTAAGTAGATGCGTATGATCGAGCTTCAACCTCCACTGATTCCCAACCCCAAATCGTTGCTCTTGGCGATGGCCCAGCAGCGCACGGTCGCTGACGTTCTGAGCCTAGTGGTGGATGAGATAGCCAGTTCGCAAGCGGTTGGATTGGCGCGTATTTGGCTAATTCGACCTGGCTCCGGATGCGAAAGTTGTCCTATGCGATCGGAATGTCCTGACCAGACGAATTGCCTGCACTTAGCGGCCAGTGCGGGAACGTCAATCGTTGGGCCGAGCGAGCCGTTGCACCGGATCGACGGAGCGTTCCGTCGTTTCCCTCTTGGCGTTCGCAAGGTCGGACGCATCGCCGCGACGGGAATTCCTCTGGAGGTTCAAAACATCGCTGGAGAACCGGACTGGGTTGCTTGTCCTGATTGGGTGCAGGAAGAAGGTATTCGCGGCTTTGGTGGCCAACCGCTAGTACACCGTGGCAAGACGCTGGGGGTTCTTGGCGTCTTCAGCCGAACAACCATTGGCGATACATGTCTGGAATGGTTGCGAATGATTTCCGATCACGTGGCACTGGCGATCGCGAACACTCAAGCATGGGAACAGATCGAAACCCTTCGCGAACGACTCGAACTTGAAAACGATTATCTCCAACAGGAAGTTCGTGGAGAATCGTTTGGCGAGATGGTCGGACGAAGTGCGGCATTGCAGACCGTTTCGCAACAGATCTCGTTGGTGGCGCCGACTGACTCAACCGTATTGGTCATGGGGGAAAGTGGAACGGGAAAAGAGCTTGTGGCTCGTGAGATTCACGCCCGTTCGACTCGACACCAACGGCCGCTTATTAAGGTCAACTGCGCCGCGATCCCACGCGAGCTGTATGAGAGTGAGTTTTTTGGCCATTCCAAAGGAAGCTTCACGGGCGCCTTGCGAGATCGCATTGGGAGATTTGAACTCGCCGATGGGGGCACACTTTTTCTAGACGAGATCGGTGAGATTCCGCTCGACTTACAAAGCAAGTTGTTGCGAGTCCTGCAAGAAGGCGAACTGGAGCGTGTCGGCGAAGAGAAGACTCGAAAGGTTGATGTCCGGATCATCGCAGCGACCAACCGAGATCTGAGGGCCGAATCGGAAGCCGGTGCATTCAGGTTGGACCTGTACTATCGGCTCAGTGTGTTTCCCATCGAATTGCCACCACTGCGTAAACGCACCGAAGACATCGTCTTACTCGCCGATCACATACTGCAATCACTTGCGCGACGGTTCGGAAAGCAGCCACCACGACTGACTCAAGCGAACGTGGCTGAACTAGAACGTTACGATTGGCCGGGAAACATTCGCGAACTGCAGCACGTACTTGAGCGAGCGATCATATCTTCGCCTCCAGGCAAACTGCGCCTCGATATCCACCGCACACGCCCGTCCCAGGATCGAGCATCGGCTCCGACCAGCGAGGAAGCGACGCCGATACTAACGGCGTCGCAGTTGCGTGAATTGGAAGCGGCTAACATTCGCAGAGCGCTCAAAGCGTCAGCGGGGAAAGTCTACGGGGCATCCGGCGCGGCAACGTTGCTGGGCATAAAGCCAACGACGTTATCGTCGCGGATCAAGAGTCTCGGCATTGAACCACCGTCCTCATAACGCTGGATGCCATCGGCGCGGATGCTTCTGAAGTCGCTGTTTCAATGACGATGACGCAATGCAATGCGAATAGCCAAGTCGCTCAGCAACATAGCCTATTGTGTGAGCACCTTATTTCCATTCGCCGCTGCTTCGTTGGCCGCCCGCTGGCGTTCTACGATTAGATCCATGGCGTGTTCCTCGCCCCATTTCTTTAGCACCTTCAAGACGGGTTTGAGTGATTTGCCTTCGGCGGTCAGCTCGTACTCCACTCGCGGAGGAACCTCCGCGTAAACAATTCGGTTGACTAATCCGCTTGCTTCTAATTCTCGCAGTTGCTTCGTCAGCATCCGCTGCGTCACGCAGCCGACCTTTCGCTTAAGTTCACTAAAACGAAGACGGTCTTCAAGCAGGTAATACAGCACGATCCCCTTCCATTTGCCGCCAATCAATTCAAGTGTTGCTTCGACAGGACACGCTGGAAGTTCATAGTTGACGTGCCGGGCGTTGGTCTTAGTATCCATTATGTGCCTACCTACCTTAAATGTGCGTACTTGTCGTAATGGCCGCTACTCCTAGTATGTGAGCATCGAGCTGCGTTGACCAGCGTCTATTTGTTGAATCCGCGAGGTTCGCCTCCGTAGGAAGCGAACTTTCCGATCAAAGATTGACGCGGCGACGAAGCGGCAATGGTGACAACTCGTTGGATACTCAACGCTGGCCTTCGGTCTCGTTGTCACGCAAATCCACTCTCAACGAACCAAACTGGAGAGGGATCAACCATGAAAGCGATGCTACTAAACGCATACGGTGAAGACGCAAAATTTGAGGCTACGGATGTGGCCAAGCCCGAGATCAAATCCGGGCATGTGCTGGTGAAGATAGCTGCTTCGAGTGTGAACACCGTTGACACGATGATTCGCAAGATGGGCAAGGACCTACCTTTGTCCCCGGATTCCCCCGCCATACTCGGCATGGACTTCGCCGGAACGATTGAAGCGGTAGGCGATGGCGTCAGCGGATACGCGGTCGGTGATGAAGTCTATGGTTGTGCCGGAGGTTTAGCCGACTTGCCTGGCACGTTGGCTGAATTCATCGTGGCCGACACCCGCCTGATTGCTCACAAGGCCAAGAATCTGTCAATGAAGGAAGCCGCGGCGTTACCGTTGGTGGGAATCACTGCCTACGAAGGGCTGACGCGAGCGGGAGTTACATCTGGCCAGAAGGTTCTCGTCCATGGAGGCTCCGGTGGCGTCGGCCATATCGCCATTCAGCTCGCCAAACACATGGGAGCAGACGTCTATTCGACCGGAGGTGGAGAGCGGCAAATTGCGTTGATTGAAAAGCTCGGAGCAATAGGAATCAACTACAAAACGGAATCGGTGGATCAGTATGTCGCAAAACATACTAACGGCGCAGGATTCGACGTGGTTTTCGACTCAGTGGGTGGAGCTAACCTTACGAAATCGTTCGAAGCATCTGCACTGAACGGGCAAGTCGCTACGACGGTTTCGATGTGCGAACTTGACCTGACACCGGCTCACTTCAAGGGCCTTTCGCTACACGTTGTGTTTATGCTGATCCCGATGCTTCACAACTTCAATCGCGAATCACACGCGGAAATCCTGAACCGTCTTACCAAGATCTCGGAAGCCGGCGAGTTGAATCCGGTTCTAGATGAAGAGTCCTATTCGCTTGAAGAAGTCGGCCAAGCCTACGCTCGGTTAGAAAGCGGAAAAGCGATGGGTAAAGTGGTGGTCGAGAACCGCTAGGAACGCGAAGAAACGTGCGAGATTAGCTTTCGCCAGGCACGAAGTTGAAGGCGTTTGACGTCAAGTTCCTATCGACCGACAACGCTTCGCCCGACTACGCTTCGACCTAACTCTTGCCCAAGTGTCGACTGGCCCGGCGTCAACGATGATTTCGTCCACGGGATGTTCCCGGGCGTGGTGGCTCCGAGAGTCATCATGCCACTTGCCAGAGGATGTAACTCTGCAGACCAAACGATGTTGGACAGCAGGGGTCAGCAGCGTCGCGCAATTAGAGTCTCGTCAAACGAGCGAGTGAGAGCGACACTTTTCTCTTCACCCAAGAATGAAAATTCGGCATGCATGATTCGGCATGCACGGCTCGCATGTCGACGGCAATCGAATGGCTCGATGCAATCACGGTAGTTGGCGGAGGACTCGGGCTGGGTTCCCCGCGACAACTTGATCGGCCAACACAGACTTTGTCACCACGCTGCCCGCGCCGATGACAGCTCGATCGCCGACAGTGATTCCTGGACAAAGGACAGCTCGCCCTCCGATCCAAACATCGTTGCCAATCGTCACGGGTTTACCGAATTCAACGGTGCGTCGAGCTATCGCATCTAAGGGATGACTCGCGGTGTAAATGTGAACTCCTGGCCCCACAAACACACAATCACCAAACCGAACTTCGCAAACGTCAAGGATGACACAATCAAAGTTGAAGTACACGTTTCTACCGAGATAAATATTCGAACCGTAGTCGCATCGAAACGGAGGCTCCAGCCAAACGGAATCGCCTCCGCTAGCGAACAGTCTCACGAAGTCACGACGTCGGCCTGATTCGTCGCCAGGGTCACTCAGGTTGATCTGCTGCAACAACAAGCGAGCTTTCAAGCGTTCAGCCGCCAGTTCGGAATCGTTTGGATCGTAGGGCTCGCCCGCCAGCATCTTTTGCTTTTCGTTCATTGTCATGCCTGAATCAGCGGATGGGGCCCTTCGCCGCCGGGAACGGCCTCGGTCCAACGGTTGGTTATCCGGACTTCAGTGAGGCGGAGGTAGTAGATCGACATTTTTTACATCCGATTACGGATCAGATCTTCGATCAAGACGTTGAAAACCACACTTGCCAGCCTGCGGGTTGTGATAAGATGGTAACGTCCAGGACGATACTCGCGTAGCCAATCTTCGGCTTGTGCTACGACACGCGATGTCGCTTCGGATCCCGCCTGCAACCCATGACCTACTTTCTTGGTCACCTCACCTTATGCCTATCATTCCGCAAACAGCCGTACGTCTGTTGGTCTTGCTGTGCGCAAGCGCGATTGCACCATCCGTTATTGCGAAAGAGCCTTCATCACTTGCAGAGCTTAAAGCCACTGGTCTGCAGCGGTCACGGTTTATAAGCGCTGGCCATCAAGACGTTAGCCATCCAGACGTACCCAAAACTGAGGACGCAAAATCATATACATTGCCGCAAGCGAATTTGTCGACCTTTGAGTCAACGATCAAGCCTCTATTGGATCAGCATTGTATCGATTGCCATGGCTCAGAAATCAGCGAGGGCAACTTAAGGATAGACACGCTCGACCCCAATTTGGTCGCGGGTGCGGATACCGATTGGTGGTCCGAAATTTTCGCCGTCGTCACGAAGGGAGAGATGCCGCCACCTGATGATGGCGACCTGGATGACCGAGATCGGCAAACACTTGTCGATTGGCTGTCGATTGAACTGCAAACCGCGTCCCTGGTGCGCAGCAAAACGGGTAAGCGTTCCGCATTCCGACGCATGACGCGGTACGAATACAACTATGCGCTCCAGGACCTACTCGGCCTCGAATTTGACTTTGCGAAGGACTTGCCACCTGAGGCAAATTCGGACGAAGGATTCCAGAATCGTTCTGACTTGTTGCATTTGTCGGTGTCGCAATTTGAAATGTATCAGCGAATTGCTCGCAACGCTCTCGCTCAAGCAACGGTCCGAGGAGCCAAGCCGCAAACGCATTACTGGGATATCCCGGTCAGCAGAGCCGCCGAGCGTGAATGGACAAGACAGGACAATCAGATTCAAAAACTGCAAAATGATTTGAAGGACGAGCCCGACAAACTAACTGCCGAACTCGAGAAGCTTCGCGTCAGCTTCGAAGTGCCCCGTCAAGCTGCGTACTTTCGAGATCTGAGCAGTGATCGTACTGCTCAAACACAGTGGAATTATCAACGGGCCGAGTTTGCGTTTGGCGAGGCCGATCAACTTGCTTCGATCTCGGACCAACACGACTGCGTCGCGGTCCTCCCCAATGGTCGCTCGCCCAAGCTAATTTTCGAGCTTGGAAATCAGTTGCCCGATGATGGCACGATGCGAGTGACGGTCCAAGCAGCGAGGGCGGACTCGAACGACGACTACGTACCGAACCTGCAGCTGATGTTCGGATGGCAAGCCAGCAATGAAGGCAGAGCGTTACTTCGGGTAAGTAAGCGTGACACACCCATCACCGCCGACCCTAAGAATCCGCAGATCGTACAGTGGCATGTACCGCTTGGTGAGATCTATCCCCGTAACAACGTTCGCAAGACATCCCCGATGGGAGCGTTGCCCAGTCCATCGGAGTACATTCGCCTCGTGAATAGCTCCGCACGCGCGAGCGAGATTCAGATCACGCACGTCCAAGTCGCGGCTCCTGTTTACGACCAGTGGCCTCCGGAATCACACCGTCGCATTTTTCCGGAACGTGACAGTAGCCTAAGTGAGGATGACTACGCCCGCGATACGATTGCTGCGTTCATGAAACGAGCATGGCGGCGCCCGGTAAGTGACGAAGAAGTGAGCCGCAAGTTGGAACTGTTCAACGCAATGCGTCCTCTTTGCGAGTCAGTGGAAGATGCGGTGCTCGAAGTTCTAGCGACAGTGTTATCGTCACCTCAGTTCTTGTACGTCGCCAACGAATCTGGTCCTGAACTTGTTACCGAAGAGCAACAAGAACAGCTTGGCCGCCATGCTTTGGCCACTCGTTTGGCATTGTTTCTGTGGTGCAGCGTTCCGGATACCGAATTGTTGAATCTAGCCGACAGTGGCCAGCTTTCTGATCCGGACGTTTTGAAGGGTCAGGTACGGCGGATGCTGGACGATCCCCGCAGTCAGCGTTTTGTTGAGCACTTTGTGCATCAATGGCTAGACCTGCAACTTCTTGAATTCCAAAACTTCAACCAGAATGTGCGTGGCTTTGATCCTCTATTGAAGGAGGCGATGCTGTGGGAACCCGTCGCCCTGTTCAGTGAACTCCTTAAGTCGAACGCCACTGTTCTGGACTTCATTCATTGCGACTATGCAATCGTCAACGAACGGTTGGCAAGGCATTATGGGATCCCAAATGTGCGTGGAAACCATTTTCAAAAAGTCCCGCTTCATGGCAACGATCGTCGCGGAGGCATTTTAACGCAGGCGGGCATTTTGGCGATGAACTCCGATTGGCCAGATTCTCATCCGCTCAAACGAGCGATCTGGTTACTGGAAAGCGTGTTAGCGGATCCTCCTCCGCCTCCCCCGCCCGCCGTTCCGCAGATCGATTTGGCGGACCCCGAAATTGCCAAGATGACGTTGAAGGAACGTATTGAAGACCACCGCAACCATGCGGCATGTATGTCCTGTCATGAGAAGATTGATCCCTGGGGCATCGCCTTCGAAAACTATGACGCTTTGGGGAAGTGGCGTGACGAAATCGGCGGGAAACCAGTCGATGCATCAAGTGAGTTATTCAATCACCAGACTCTTGATGGAATGAACGGATTAAAGCGTTTTCTGCTCGACAGTCGCCAAGATCAGTTTGTCCAAGCAATGGCATCAAAGTTGACGACCTACGCGTTGGGACGCCAGCTCAATTTTTCGGACCGCGCCGAGATGGACGCGATCACTGCCGAAGTTCGCCAGAACGGAGATGGGCTGCGTACGCTTATCGAGGCGATCGTCACCAGTGACTTGTATCAGCCCCAATGAAGTTCCAATTTCAATAATCACTGTCGAACACAAGTCTTAGTTCCAGGAACACTACCATGGCAAGAAACTTGAACACCCTCGATCGCCGACGATTCCTTCGCGGCAGTGGCGTTGCATTGACCCTACCTATGTTTGCTTCGCTCGCTCAAAACGTTGCGCGGGGTGCTGATGCAGTAGAGAACCCGAAGCGTCTGGGGTGCTTTTACTTCCCGGATGGTGTTCCGATGCCGTTGCCCGAAGACCCCGCCTATCAAGAATGGGCATGGTTCCCTCATGGTAACGGCAAAGAGTTCACGTTCTCGAAGTGCATGGAACCACTCGAAGCCGTCAAAAGTGACCTGACGGTACTGTCCGGATTCTCGCACCCTAAGTCACGTAGTGTTCACGGACACAACAACGCCGACCAGTTTCTGACCGCTGCGCTTACTGGTGGTGGCGATCGCGAGTACACAAATACGATTTCGTTAGACCAGGTTTACGCCAAACACGTGGGCGACAAAACGCGGTTTGCGTCGTTAGTGATGTCGACGGACGGAGGAACGGGAACTGCACGGGGAACCCACACGATCTCATTCGATGAACAAGGCCGCCCGATTCCTGCTGAGCATCGACCGAAACAGATCTTCGATCAATTGTTTGTGAAAACCGATGTCGATTCTACGCGTCGACTAGCGCTGACTCGAAGTGCGCTCGACGAAATGCTCGATGATGCCCAGCGGTTACGCAGAACGTTGTCGAGTGACGATCAACGTGGCCTCGATGAGTACCTCGACTCGGTCCGCGAGGCTGAGATCAAAGTGGAGAAAGCAAAACGATGGCTGGGCGCACCGTTGCCTTCGGTCGACGGAAACCAGCTCAACCTGGAACTTTCCACCGACGAACCCCGGGAATACCTGCAGACAATGTTTGATCTGATCTACTTGGCATTCAGAACCGATTCAACGCGAGTGGCCACGTATCAGATCGGTCGTGAAAACGGAGTGGGACGTAGCGACCATTTGGCAAGAGCCGTCGGATTCAACACGGCTCATCAATTGTCGCACGAGACCAAGAACCCGGATGGTTGGAAAAACTTTGGCATCTATTGCCGATTCCTCAACGAGGAATACGGTCGGTTCCTTGCAAAGCTAAGGTCGACGCCGGAACCAGGTGGAACCGGGAACCTTCTCGACAATACGCTGTTACTCTTCGGCTCAGCGTCGAGCGCGTTTCACCTATCGAGAAACTATCCGCTCATCCTTGCAGGTGGCCAACACATGGGATTCAAGCACGGACAATACATCAACCATGCAGGCATGAACTTCCAAGGCGGTCCGTGGATGGGCGAGGGTGAGCCATGGCAAGACGAAGCGAAGGGCGAAGACGTACCATTGTCGAATCTCTACGCGACCATGCTTCAGCGACTTGGAGTTCCGACCGACTCGTTTGCTGACA containing:
- a CDS encoding NAD(P)-dependent oxidoreductase, translated to MKVCIVGASGKLGQYTVQHALDRGYEVVGVCREKSVAKLDRFRDSITIVAGATNDRTVIRKAVEGCDAVLTVLVPWGVQQYASGTAQAVLDYAEKDARLIFSCGWHISRDGKDVYSWKLRFMVNVFGTIARALRMVELDDQVEACRRVFASDTRWTVVRGSDLEEGESQGLPVWSQHVGDAVLESNRTRRIDFALFMVEAITNDELVQQAPAIVGCRTDSAIKHAPDHTRA
- a CDS encoding alpha/beta fold hydrolase; the encoded protein is MVTDPSGRTTPSGRTTHQNVMHRTLDVDGIDVFYREAGPKGAPVVLLLHGFPTSSHMFRNLIPALSDRYHVVAPDYPGFGYSSAPSVDDFEYTFDNLANVVERFTQKLGLTSYSIYVMDYGAPVGFRLAAMHPERVDSLIVQNGNAYDEGIENEFWEPIKEYWKSRTEKQGDLLRSQLTLEATKWQYLEGVRNSNAISPDTWNHVQPLLERPGNQEIQLALFHSYGSNPPLYPKWQQYFRDHQPPTLIVWGRNDKIFPAAGAIPYLKDLKNAQLHWLDTGHFALEEDGDVIAELIRSFLATNVASGNDSDVGEVSKR
- a CDS encoding nuclear transport factor 2 family protein; the encoded protein is MPNPTSLRPPFIHETAVMKVRAAEDAWNSRDPIRVSLAYSTDTRWRNRDSFINGRDQVVAFLADKWNRELEYRLAKQLWAFSDNRIAVRFQYEYHDASGNWFRAYGNENWEFDEDGLMRRREASINDYAIEPHDRKFHWPLGPRPVDDPGLLESVR
- a CDS encoding carboxymuconolactone decarboxylase family protein, yielding MSRLETIDPAQATGRSKELLDSVKAKLGMTPNLMRVMANSPAVLDAYLKFSGALSDGELPATTREQIALAIAQANSCDYCLSAHAAVGKMVGLTADQVRDARRGTATQAKENAILGFATAVIEKRGFVSDADIVSAREAGASDAEIAEVVANAALSVFTNYLNHVAQTSIDFPQVEKLDPQSSQDNCGCHTDACSVA
- a CDS encoding sigma-54-dependent Fis family transcriptional regulator; this translates as MIELQPPLIPNPKSLLLAMAQQRTVADVLSLVVDEIASSQAVGLARIWLIRPGSGCESCPMRSECPDQTNCLHLAASAGTSIVGPSEPLHRIDGAFRRFPLGVRKVGRIAATGIPLEVQNIAGEPDWVACPDWVQEEGIRGFGGQPLVHRGKTLGVLGVFSRTTIGDTCLEWLRMISDHVALAIANTQAWEQIETLRERLELENDYLQQEVRGESFGEMVGRSAALQTVSQQISLVAPTDSTVLVMGESGTGKELVAREIHARSTRHQRPLIKVNCAAIPRELYESEFFGHSKGSFTGALRDRIGRFELADGGTLFLDEIGEIPLDLQSKLLRVLQEGELERVGEEKTRKVDVRIIAATNRDLRAESEAGAFRLDLYYRLSVFPIELPPLRKRTEDIVLLADHILQSLARRFGKQPPRLTQANVAELERYDWPGNIRELQHVLERAIISSPPGKLRLDIHRTRPSQDRASAPTSEEATPILTASQLRELEAANIRRALKASAGKVYGASGAATLLGIKPTTLSSRIKSLGIEPPSS
- a CDS encoding winged helix-turn-helix transcriptional regulator; this encodes MDTKTNARHVNYELPACPVEATLELIGGKWKGIVLYYLLEDRLRFSELKRKVGCVTQRMLTKQLRELEASGLVNRIVYAEVPPRVEYELTAEGKSLKPVLKVLKKWGEEHAMDLIVERQRAANEAAANGNKVLTQ
- a CDS encoding zinc-dependent alcohol dehydrogenase family protein is translated as MKAMLLNAYGEDAKFEATDVAKPEIKSGHVLVKIAASSVNTVDTMIRKMGKDLPLSPDSPAILGMDFAGTIEAVGDGVSGYAVGDEVYGCAGGLADLPGTLAEFIVADTRLIAHKAKNLSMKEAAALPLVGITAYEGLTRAGVTSGQKVLVHGGSGGVGHIAIQLAKHMGADVYSTGGGERQIALIEKLGAIGINYKTESVDQYVAKHTNGAGFDVVFDSVGGANLTKSFEASALNGQVATTVSMCELDLTPAHFKGLSLHVVFMLIPMLHNFNRESHAEILNRLTKISEAGELNPVLDEESYSLEEVGQAYARLESGKAMGKVVVENR
- a CDS encoding sugar O-acetyltransferase, which gives rise to MTMNEKQKMLAGEPYDPNDSELAAERLKARLLLQQINLSDPGDESGRRRDFVRLFASGGDSVWLEPPFRCDYGSNIYLGRNVYFNFDCVILDVCEVRFGDCVFVGPGVHIYTASHPLDAIARRTVEFGKPVTIGNDVWIGGRAVLCPGITVGDRAVIGAGSVVTKSVLADQVVAGNPARVLRQLP
- a CDS encoding DUF1592 domain-containing protein, whose translation is MPIIPQTAVRLLVLLCASAIAPSVIAKEPSSLAELKATGLQRSRFISAGHQDVSHPDVPKTEDAKSYTLPQANLSTFESTIKPLLDQHCIDCHGSEISEGNLRIDTLDPNLVAGADTDWWSEIFAVVTKGEMPPPDDGDLDDRDRQTLVDWLSIELQTASLVRSKTGKRSAFRRMTRYEYNYALQDLLGLEFDFAKDLPPEANSDEGFQNRSDLLHLSVSQFEMYQRIARNALAQATVRGAKPQTHYWDIPVSRAAEREWTRQDNQIQKLQNDLKDEPDKLTAELEKLRVSFEVPRQAAYFRDLSSDRTAQTQWNYQRAEFAFGEADQLASISDQHDCVAVLPNGRSPKLIFELGNQLPDDGTMRVTVQAARADSNDDYVPNLQLMFGWQASNEGRALLRVSKRDTPITADPKNPQIVQWHVPLGEIYPRNNVRKTSPMGALPSPSEYIRLVNSSARASEIQITHVQVAAPVYDQWPPESHRRIFPERDSSLSEDDYARDTIAAFMKRAWRRPVSDEEVSRKLELFNAMRPLCESVEDAVLEVLATVLSSPQFLYVANESGPELVTEEQQEQLGRHALATRLALFLWCSVPDTELLNLADSGQLSDPDVLKGQVRRMLDDPRSQRFVEHFVHQWLDLQLLEFQNFNQNVRGFDPLLKEAMLWEPVALFSELLKSNATVLDFIHCDYAIVNERLARHYGIPNVRGNHFQKVPLHGNDRRGGILTQAGILAMNSDWPDSHPLKRAIWLLESVLADPPPPPPPAVPQIDLADPEIAKMTLKERIEDHRNHAACMSCHEKIDPWGIAFENYDALGKWRDEIGGKPVDASSELFNHQTLDGMNGLKRFLLDSRQDQFVQAMASKLTTYALGRQLNFSDRAEMDAITAEVRQNGDGLRTLIEAIVTSDLYQPQ